The Mastacembelus armatus chromosome 9, fMasArm1.2, whole genome shotgun sequence genome contains a region encoding:
- the dph7 gene encoding diphthine methyltransferase isoform X2, translated as MAWKSRTRSLQVFDTELSADSVEWCPVSSNHSILACGTYQLQKGAKEEDTTPSRTGRLYLFEFQQQGYMSPPLTELQRMDTPAILDLKWCHVLLSGKAVLGMAAATGELQLYTMSDSQEGSRSLQTLSSLEVGAERLALSLDWSTGRMDSSDVRVVCSDSTGCVSVLSLAEGTLTALTQWKAHDFEAWISAFSYWDTQLVYSGGDDCKLKGWDLRIGPSCPTFTSKRHSMGVCSIHSSPHQEHILATGSYDEQVLLWDGRNMRQPLSETAMGGGVWRLKWHPTHQHLLLAACMHNDFHILHCQQALEGSGGACPVIASYILHNSLAYGADWSRLSLEKHAPCSPIVAEPKESLAESGGHLRIQYESPTASFDTSLEDDAGRYIPEGIAVASTSPTVGPVLNPDGDVPSLSCLLASCSFYDHMLHVWRWDWTRDETQQELQQC; from the exons ATGGCTTGGAAGTCGAGGACCCGCAGTCTACAGGTGTTTGACACGGAGCTAAGTGCTGACTCGGTGGAGTGGTGTCCTGTTTCATCGAACCACAGCATCCTGGCCTGCGGAACATACCAGCTACAGAAAGGG GCAAAGGAAGAGGATACCACCCCAAGTCGAACTGGACGTTTGTATCTTTTTGAATTTCAGCAGCAGGGCTACATGAGTCCTCCCCTCACCGAACTGCAGCGCATGGACACACCAGCCATTTTAGATTTGAAATG GTGCCACGTGCTGCTGTCAGGGAAGGCAGTGCTGGGAATGGCAGCTGCCACAGGGGAGCTGCAGCTATACACAATGTCAGATAGTCAG GAAGGCAGCCGCAGTCTGCAGACTCTGAGCAGTTTGGAAGTGGGAGCAGAGCGACTGGCTCTGTCATTAGACTGGTCCACAGGAAGAATGGACAG CAGTGATGTGCGTGTGGTGTGCAGTGACTCTACAGGCTGTGTCAGTGTGCTCTCTTTGGCTGAAGGCACCCTGACAGCTCTGACACAGTGGAAGGCCCATGACTTTGAGGCCTGGATATCAGCCTTCTCATACTGGGACACGCAACTGGTTTACTCTG GTGGTGATGACTGCAAACTTAAAGGCTGGGATCTTAGGATTGGTCCTTCTTGTCCCACTTTCACCAGTAAAAG GCACTCCATGGGTGTGTGCAGTATTCACAGCAGCCCACATCAGGAACACATCCTGGCAACAGGCAG CTATGATGAGCAGGTTTTGCTATGGGATGGCAGGAATATGCGACAGCCTCTCAGTGAGACTGCCATGGGTGGTGGAGTGTGGAGACTGAAATGGCATCCAACCCATCAGCATCTGCTACTGGCAGCTTGCATGCACAATGACTTCCACATCCTTCACTGCCAGCAAGCCTTAG AGGGCAGTGGAGGAGCTTGTCCTGTTATAGCCTCCTACATCCTCCACAACTCCCTTGCGTATGGAGCAGACTGGTCCCGACTGTCCCTGGAGAAACATGCTCCCTGCTCCCCCATTGTTGCAGAACCAAAGGAAAGCCTTGCTGAGAGCGGAGGACACTTGAGGATTCAGTATGAATCCCCCACCGCCAGCTTTGACACTTCCCTGGAGGATGATGCTGGACGATACATCCCGGAGGGTATTGCAGTGGCGTCTACTAGCCCTACTGTAGGCCCTGTCCTCAACCCTGATGGCGATGTCCCCTCATTGTCTTGTCTGCTGGCAAGCTGCTCATTCTATGACCACATGCTCCATGTGTGGCGCTGGGACTGGACTCGAGATGAGACTCAACAGGAGTTACAGCAATGCTGA
- the LOC113138401 gene encoding endophilin-B2-like isoform X2: MDFNVKKLASGAGLFFTRAVQFTEEKLGQAEKTELDAHFEKLMSRADCTKNWTEKMYRQTEVLLQPNPSARIEEFLYEKLDRKAPSRITNAELLGQYMQDAAKEFGPGTPYGSTLVKVGECERRLGAAEREFLQTSAISFLTPLRNFLEGDWRTISKERRLLENLRLDLDACKTRLKKAKVAEAKAAMAPDFQETRPRNYVLSASASALWSEEVEKAEHELRVAQTEFDRQAEVTRLLLEGISSTHVNHLRCLHEFVEAQAAYYKQCHLHMQELQQELGRLPNAFALNSTHSMATAAFEAKGIGSPVETETLKIEEVQAPATGTRKAKVLYDYDAADSSELSLLADEVITVYTLPGMDSDWLIGERGNQKGKVPVTYLELLS, translated from the exons ATGGATTTCAACGTGAAGAAATTAGCCTCCGGGGCCGGACTCTTCTTCACGCGAGCTGTCCAG TTCACAGAGGAGAAGTTGGGCCAGGCAGAGAAGACTGAGTTGGACGCTCATTTTGAGAAGCTGATGAGCCGCGCAGACTGCACCAAAAACTGGACTGAGAAAATGTACAGACAGACTGAGGTGCTGCTGCAGCCCAACCCAA GTGCTCGAATTGAGGAGTTTCTCTATGAAAAGCTGGACAGGAAGGCACCATCCAGAATTACCAATGCAGAGCTTCTAGGTCAATATATGCAAGATGCAGCAAAGGAATTTGGTCCTGGAACTCCATATG GTAGCACGTTGGTAAAGGTGGGGGAATGTGAGAGAAGATTAGGTGCAGCAGAAAGAGAGTTCCTCCAGACATCAGCCATCAGCTTTCTCACCCCCCTCCGGAACTTTCTGGAAGGAGACTGGAGGACCATTTCA AAAGAACGGCGTCTTCTGGAGAATCTTCGCCTGGACCTAGATGCCTGTAAAACTCGCTTAAAGAAGGCCAAGGTGGCTGAGGCTAAAGCTGCG ATGGCTCCAGATTTTCAGGAAACAAGACCCCGTAACTATGTGCTCTCTGCCAGTGCCTCTGCG TTGTGGAGTGAGGAAGTGGAAAAA GCTGAACATGAACTCCGAGTGGCCCAAACAGAGTTTGATCGACAAGCAGAGGTTACACGACTGCTCTTGGAAGGCATCAGTAGTACACAT GTAAATCACCTGCGCTGCTTGCATGAATTTGTGGAGGCCCAAGCAGCTTACTATAagcagtgtcatctgcatatgCAAGAATTACAACAAGAGCTGGGAAG GCTTCCCAATGCTTTTGCATTGAACTCTACTCATTCCATGGCTACTGCTGCCTTTGAAGCAAAAGGAATTGGCAGCcctgtggaaacagaaacactgaagattGAGGAGGTTCAAGCACCAGCTACAGGAACTCGCAAGGCCAAAGTTCTTTATGATTATGATGCTGCTGATTCCAGTGAGCTCTCCCTTCTTGCTGATGAA GTCATTACAGTTTACACGCTGCCAGGTATGGACTCTGACTGGCTCATTGGAGAGAGAGGAAACCAGAAGGGAAAAGTGCCTGTTACATACTTGGAGCTTCTCAGctaa
- the LOC113138401 gene encoding endophilin-B2-like isoform X1 yields the protein MDFNVKKLASGAGLFFTRAVQFTEEKLGQAEKTELDAHFEKLMSRADCTKNWTEKMYRQTEVLLQPNPSARIEEFLYEKLDRKAPSRITNAELLGQYMQDAAKEFGPGTPYGSTLVKVGECERRLGAAEREFLQTSAISFLTPLRNFLEGDWRTISKERRLLENLRLDLDACKTRLKKAKVAEAKAAMAPDFQETRPRNYVLSASASALWSEEVEKAEHELRVAQTEFDRQAEVTRLLLEGISSTHVNHLRCLHEFVEAQAAYYKQCHLHMQELQQELGSCNEDVLPNAFALNSTHSMATAAFEAKGIGSPVETETLKIEEVQAPATGTRKAKVLYDYDAADSSELSLLADEVITVYTLPGMDSDWLIGERGNQKGKVPVTYLELLS from the exons ATGGATTTCAACGTGAAGAAATTAGCCTCCGGGGCCGGACTCTTCTTCACGCGAGCTGTCCAG TTCACAGAGGAGAAGTTGGGCCAGGCAGAGAAGACTGAGTTGGACGCTCATTTTGAGAAGCTGATGAGCCGCGCAGACTGCACCAAAAACTGGACTGAGAAAATGTACAGACAGACTGAGGTGCTGCTGCAGCCCAACCCAA GTGCTCGAATTGAGGAGTTTCTCTATGAAAAGCTGGACAGGAAGGCACCATCCAGAATTACCAATGCAGAGCTTCTAGGTCAATATATGCAAGATGCAGCAAAGGAATTTGGTCCTGGAACTCCATATG GTAGCACGTTGGTAAAGGTGGGGGAATGTGAGAGAAGATTAGGTGCAGCAGAAAGAGAGTTCCTCCAGACATCAGCCATCAGCTTTCTCACCCCCCTCCGGAACTTTCTGGAAGGAGACTGGAGGACCATTTCA AAAGAACGGCGTCTTCTGGAGAATCTTCGCCTGGACCTAGATGCCTGTAAAACTCGCTTAAAGAAGGCCAAGGTGGCTGAGGCTAAAGCTGCG ATGGCTCCAGATTTTCAGGAAACAAGACCCCGTAACTATGTGCTCTCTGCCAGTGCCTCTGCG TTGTGGAGTGAGGAAGTGGAAAAA GCTGAACATGAACTCCGAGTGGCCCAAACAGAGTTTGATCGACAAGCAGAGGTTACACGACTGCTCTTGGAAGGCATCAGTAGTACACAT GTAAATCACCTGCGCTGCTTGCATGAATTTGTGGAGGCCCAAGCAGCTTACTATAagcagtgtcatctgcatatgCAAGAATTACAACAAGAGCTGGGAAG TTGTAATGAGGATGT GCTTCCCAATGCTTTTGCATTGAACTCTACTCATTCCATGGCTACTGCTGCCTTTGAAGCAAAAGGAATTGGCAGCcctgtggaaacagaaacactgaagattGAGGAGGTTCAAGCACCAGCTACAGGAACTCGCAAGGCCAAAGTTCTTTATGATTATGATGCTGCTGATTCCAGTGAGCTCTCCCTTCTTGCTGATGAA GTCATTACAGTTTACACGCTGCCAGGTATGGACTCTGACTGGCTCATTGGAGAGAGAGGAAACCAGAAGGGAAAAGTGCCTGTTACATACTTGGAGCTTCTCAGctaa
- the mrpl41 gene encoding large ribosomal subunit protein mL41 — protein MGVLSRLLRGLVRGADRMSEFTSKRGSRTHNKGRGARPAGHRLSSRKFVAVGSMIPEFVVPNLEGFKLKPYVSYRSPRGTEPPLTAHSLFTEVVTPQIKKDFDEGTFSKEQLEKYGFESTQEGKLFKLYPKNYVR, from the coding sequence ATGGGTGTGCTGTCCAGGCTGCTCAGGGGTCTGGTAAGAGGCGCCGACAGGATGTCTGAGTTCACCAGCAAGCGTGGGTCCAGGACTCACAATAAAGGCAGGGGTGCACGGCCTGCTGGGCACAGGCTCTCTAGCAGAAAGTTTGTGGCCGTAGGATCCATGATTCCTGAGTTTGTAGTGCCTAACTTGGAGGGATTCAAGCTCAAACCCTACGTTTCTTACCGCTCCCCCAGAGGAACAGAGCCTCCGCTCACGGCACATAGTCTGTTTACGGAGGTCGTGACCCCTCAGATCAAAAAAGACTTTGACGAGGGCACTTTCAGCAAAGAACAGCTGGAGAAATATGGATTTGAATCCACACAAGAGGGGAAGCTCTTCAAACTGTATCCAAAGAACTATGTACGTTAA
- the dph7 gene encoding diphthine methyltransferase isoform X1, translating into MAWKSRTRSLQVFDTELSADSVEWCPVSSNHSILACGTYQLQKGAKEEDTTPSRTGRLYLFEFQQQGYMSPPLTELQRMDTPAILDLKWCHVLLSGKAVLGMAAATGELQLYTMSDSQEGSRSLQTLSSLEVGAERLALSLDWSTGRMDSSSDVRVVCSDSTGCVSVLSLAEGTLTALTQWKAHDFEAWISAFSYWDTQLVYSGGDDCKLKGWDLRIGPSCPTFTSKRHSMGVCSIHSSPHQEHILATGSYDEQVLLWDGRNMRQPLSETAMGGGVWRLKWHPTHQHLLLAACMHNDFHILHCQQALEGSGGACPVIASYILHNSLAYGADWSRLSLEKHAPCSPIVAEPKESLAESGGHLRIQYESPTASFDTSLEDDAGRYIPEGIAVASTSPTVGPVLNPDGDVPSLSCLLASCSFYDHMLHVWRWDWTRDETQQELQQC; encoded by the exons ATGGCTTGGAAGTCGAGGACCCGCAGTCTACAGGTGTTTGACACGGAGCTAAGTGCTGACTCGGTGGAGTGGTGTCCTGTTTCATCGAACCACAGCATCCTGGCCTGCGGAACATACCAGCTACAGAAAGGG GCAAAGGAAGAGGATACCACCCCAAGTCGAACTGGACGTTTGTATCTTTTTGAATTTCAGCAGCAGGGCTACATGAGTCCTCCCCTCACCGAACTGCAGCGCATGGACACACCAGCCATTTTAGATTTGAAATG GTGCCACGTGCTGCTGTCAGGGAAGGCAGTGCTGGGAATGGCAGCTGCCACAGGGGAGCTGCAGCTATACACAATGTCAGATAGTCAG GAAGGCAGCCGCAGTCTGCAGACTCTGAGCAGTTTGGAAGTGGGAGCAGAGCGACTGGCTCTGTCATTAGACTGGTCCACAGGAAGAATGGACAG CAGCAGTGATGTGCGTGTGGTGTGCAGTGACTCTACAGGCTGTGTCAGTGTGCTCTCTTTGGCTGAAGGCACCCTGACAGCTCTGACACAGTGGAAGGCCCATGACTTTGAGGCCTGGATATCAGCCTTCTCATACTGGGACACGCAACTGGTTTACTCTG GTGGTGATGACTGCAAACTTAAAGGCTGGGATCTTAGGATTGGTCCTTCTTGTCCCACTTTCACCAGTAAAAG GCACTCCATGGGTGTGTGCAGTATTCACAGCAGCCCACATCAGGAACACATCCTGGCAACAGGCAG CTATGATGAGCAGGTTTTGCTATGGGATGGCAGGAATATGCGACAGCCTCTCAGTGAGACTGCCATGGGTGGTGGAGTGTGGAGACTGAAATGGCATCCAACCCATCAGCATCTGCTACTGGCAGCTTGCATGCACAATGACTTCCACATCCTTCACTGCCAGCAAGCCTTAG AGGGCAGTGGAGGAGCTTGTCCTGTTATAGCCTCCTACATCCTCCACAACTCCCTTGCGTATGGAGCAGACTGGTCCCGACTGTCCCTGGAGAAACATGCTCCCTGCTCCCCCATTGTTGCAGAACCAAAGGAAAGCCTTGCTGAGAGCGGAGGACACTTGAGGATTCAGTATGAATCCCCCACCGCCAGCTTTGACACTTCCCTGGAGGATGATGCTGGACGATACATCCCGGAGGGTATTGCAGTGGCGTCTACTAGCCCTACTGTAGGCCCTGTCCTCAACCCTGATGGCGATGTCCCCTCATTGTCTTGTCTGCTGGCAAGCTGCTCATTCTATGACCACATGCTCCATGTGTGGCGCTGGGACTGGACTCGAGATGAGACTCAACAGGAGTTACAGCAATGCTGA